The genomic DNA GCGGGCAATGCGGAAAAGCCGCCGGGTTTCGTGCCCGAGGCCTGAGTTGGCTCAAGGTTCGCGTTCCTGGGTGGCGGCCTGGCGCAGGTCCTGCTCGGCCACGCGCAGCGCCTTGATGTCCAATGGGCGGATGCGGGCGATGAAGCACGGCATCTGCGGGCCCGGGCCGGGGCCGCCTACGAGCACCTTGTCGAAGCGGGCGGCCACCCGCCCGACGCGGCTGGTGAGGCCGATCGCCTGCGCATACGGAAGGTCAGGGCACGGGCCTGACAGCTCCAACAGGTACGCCTCGCCGGGACGTGTCCACACGGCCAGTGCGCTGTCGCCCAGTTCCTGCCAGCCACTCAGGCTGGAGGTAAACGGCATGTCGTTCTGTGGCGCACCGGCGTGGGCGCGGTACAGCTGCACCTTCTGTTCAGTGGTCAACCGGCCACTGGTGGCACAGGCCGCAAGACAGAGGCACAACACAGTGGCGGTGATCAGGCGCTTCATGGCGGATATCCCGG from Stenotrophomonas sp. 169 includes the following:
- a CDS encoding DUF6491 family protein, encoding MKRLITATVLCLCLAACATSGRLTTEQKVQLYRAHAGAPQNDMPFTSSLSGWQELGDSALAVWTRPGEAYLLELSGPCPDLPYAQAIGLTSRVGRVAARFDKVLVGGPGPGPQMPCFIARIRPLDIKALRVAEQDLRQAATQEREP